One part of the Haliotis asinina isolate JCU_RB_2024 chromosome 2, JCU_Hal_asi_v2, whole genome shotgun sequence genome encodes these proteins:
- the LOC137273942 gene encoding toll-like receptor 4 isoform X1, giving the protein MGVKVLMCLLLVKGVTYSRLVNGCHTSYSAAYKGKVTNCQKQNLTQVPLDLPKDIVGLDLQDNLLTSLPNNSFITLPKLRFLFLSHNPLTELQREAFRGLDKLETLEMACDTLSLDVTTYPDGLFQHLVHLQKLFLISSINGDAQFPTQIVEGLSNLEELHINSWPEGGHWPQLQKVKDTLTFLDIDTVGVPILRNTTFEALHDIPINIFWVNGLLSSIETGTLCPFTNLSKLRMSTSYGSSIKLVSITRALQCLAGRRMEEIILSRVVTTGESSVILTEEMFSYLADICVKKVDLSRNKITQVDANAITNSTFFRCIEYLDLSKNMFNGGMIKPVVISMHFMENLKYLDASQVHRMSSSLRQTYATKRQEGLYLSIPPNLSYLNLSGAANANHVRIAVTLTHSDHLSVLDFSRNGLIDIPAYLECCKNLKLLDISHMKIQQNVFNNTNMVTNLETLLVHDVTSDDDMFVSPTEPFFHVMTELKRLDLSGNNLQLINKNTFSNFQELENLSLARNRLNDLSEEILTMVWLKHLDVTSNSLSVISTYQQTLLDDIVVNNGFFYLYMAGNIFSCSCGTLHFIQWLQETDVTLDDHGNYSCILGDGTLSDTATFYAKRTFEWRTCVGHFWLSVAIIGTLITLLSLLVAFLVKKYLPKIEHQLLQVLGYNPGRRPKREDFDYDAYICYESSQYDWPCHCLFKELPQVSPGIRLYLPDLHDPVGCSQAEVTIDALSRSWKIVIVLTENFLKDEWIHFTVLSTVRLMSVNNAISDRVLLLYRDMSSAARARVPHLLLNVVSEEHILDVEDSPQFWTHLCQLILPLAKTTSSSSGYL; this is encoded by the exons ATGGGTGTGAAAGTATTGATGTGTTTGCTCCTCGTGAAGGGTGTGACATACAGTCGCCTTGTCAATGGCTGTCACACAAGCTACAGCGCAGCCTACAAGGGGAAGGTCACCAACTGTCAAAAGCAGAATCTCACTCAAGTGCCATTAGATCTTCCCAAGGACATCGTAGGTTTGGATTTGCAAGATAATCTACTCACCAGTTTACCCAACAACAGTTTTATCACTTTACCGAAGCTGAGATTCTTATTCCTCAGCCACAATCCGTTAACAGAACTGCAGAGAGAAGCTTTCAGAGGTCTGGATAAACTCGAAACCTTGGAAATGGCTTGTGACACACTTTCATTGGATGTAACAACGTACCCAGATGGGCTGTTCCAGCATCTAGTTCATCTACAGAAATTGTTTCTGATAAGCAGTATAAATGGTGACGCACAATTTCCTACTCAGATTGTAGAAGGCCTAAGCAACCTAGAAGAGCTACACATAAACTCTTGGCCTGAAGGCGGACACTGGCCTCAATTACAAAAGGTAAAAGACACGCTCACATTTCTGGACATCGACACCGTTGGAGTACCTATTCTTAGAAACACAACATTTGAAGCTTTGCATGACATTCCAATTAACATATTTTGGGTAAATGGACTTCTATCAAGCATAGAGACAGGAACACTTTGTCCCTTTACGAACCTATCCAAGCTACGGATGTCTACCTCGTACGGAAGCTCAATCAAGTTGGTCTCTATAACAAGAGCACTTCAGTGTTTGGCTGGGAGAAGAATGGAGGAAATAATACTATCTCGAGTTGTAACCACAGGAGAAAGCAGTGTGATCCTAACAGAGGAAATGTTTAGTTATCTTGCAGATATTTGTGTAAAGAAAGTAGACTTGTCACGCAATAAGATTACGCAAGTTGATGCTAATGCCATAACCAATTCCACCTTTTTCAGATGTATTGAATATCTGGACttatccaaaaacatgtttaatgGGGGTATGATCAAACCTGTTGTAATTAGCATGCACTTCATGGAAAATCTTAAATATCTCGATGCGTCTCAAGTCCATAGAATGAGCAGTTCTCTCAGGCAGACGTATGCCACCAAGAGACAAGAAGGTCTTTACCTCTCAATACCTCCCAATCTCAGTTACCTAAACCTCAGCGGAGCTGCCAATGCTAATCATGTTCGTATTGctgtaacactgacacacagcGATCATTTGTCTGTGTTAGATTTTTCAAGAAATGGTCTTATAGACATCCCTGCATATTTAGAATGTTGTAAAAACCTGAAGCTATTGGACATATCGCACATGAAGATCCAACAGAATGTATTCAACAACACCAACATGGTGACGAATCTGGAAACATTGCTTGTTCACGATGTGACGtcagatgatgacatgtttgtgtCACCAACTGAACCCTTCTTCCATGTTATGACCGAACTAAAAAGACTTGATTTGTCTGGCAATAATCTACAACTTATCAATAAAAATACTTTTAGCAACTTTCAGGAACTGGAAAATCTTTCTCTTGCAAGAAACCGACTAAATGACCTTTCGGAAGAAATCCTGACAATGGTTTGGCTCAAACATTTGGATGTGACGTCGAATTCCCTCTCAGTCATCAGTACATACCAACAGACCTTGCTTGATGACATCGTTGTGAATAACGGCTTCTTCTACCTCTACATGGCAGGCAACATCTTCAGCTGCAGCTGTGGAACCCTTCACTTCATTCAGTGGTTACAAGAAACTGATGTTACTTTAGATGACCATGGCAACTACAGCTGTATCCTTGGTGATGGAACGTTGTCTGATACAGCTACATTTTATGCCAAAAGGACATTCGAGTGGAGAACATGTGTTGGTCACTTCTGGCTGTCCGTGGCCATAATAGGAACCCTGATTACGCTGTTGTCTTTGCTTGTAGCCTTTCTCGTCAAGAAATATTTGCCCAAAATAGAGCATCAATTATTACAGGTACTTGGTTATAACCCGGGACGCCGACCAAAAAGGGAGGATTTTGATTATGACGCCTACATATGCTATGAAAGTTCTCAGTACGATTGGCCTTGTCACTGTTTGTTCAAGGAGCTCCCCCAAGTCTCCCCAGGTATACGACTGTACCTGCCTGATCTGCATGACCCTGTAGGATGTTCCCAGGCAGAAGTGACCATTGATGCCTTATCGAGAAGCTGGAAAATTGTTATCGTGCTTACAGAGAACTTTCTGAAGGACGAGTGGATACATTTTACTGTCCTGTCCACTGTGAGACTAATGTCCGTGAACAACGCAATATCGGACCGAGTTCTTCTTCTGTACAGGGATATGTCGTCGGCAGCAAGAGCTCGAGTTCCTCATCTTCTCCTCAACGTGGTTTCAGAGGAACATATTCTGGATGTGGAGGACAGCCCCCAATTCTGGACACATCTGTGTCAGT tgatcttgccactggccaaaaCGACATCGTCCTCTTCTGGTTACCTATAG
- the LOC137273942 gene encoding toll-like receptor 4 isoform X2 produces the protein MGVKVLMCLLLVKGVTYSRLVNGCHTSYSAAYKGKVTNCQKQNLTQVPLDLPKDIVGLDLQDNLLTSLPNNSFITLPKLRFLFLSHNPLTELQREAFRGLDKLETLEMACDTLSLDVTTYPDGLFQHLVHLQKLFLISSINGDAQFPTQIVEGLSNLEELHINSWPEGGHWPQLQKVKDTLTFLDIDTVGVPILRNTTFEALHDIPINIFWVNGLLSSIETGTLCPFTNLSKLRMSTSYGSSIKLVSITRALQCLAGRRMEEIILSRVVTTGESSVILTEEMFSYLADICVKKVDLSRNKITQVDANAITNSTFFRCIEYLDLSKNMFNGGMIKPVVISMHFMENLKYLDASQVHRMSSSLRQTYATKRQEGLYLSIPPNLSYLNLSGAANANHVRIAVTLTHSDHLSVLDFSRNGLIDIPAYLECCKNLKLLDISHMKIQQNVFNNTNMVTNLETLLVHDVTSDDDMFVSPTEPFFHVMTELKRLDLSGNNLQLINKNTFSNFQELENLSLARNRLNDLSEEILTMVWLKHLDVTSNSLSVISTYQQTLLDDIVVNNGFFYLYMAGNIFSCSCGTLHFIQWLQETDVTLDDHGNYSCILGDGTLSDTATFYAKRTFEWRTCVGHFWLSVAIIGTLITLLSLLVAFLVKKYLPKIEHQLLQVLGYNPGRRPKREDFDYDAYICYESSQYDWPCHCLFKELPQVSPGIRLYLPDLHDPVGCSQAEVTIDALSRSWKIVIVLTENFLKDEWIHFTVLSTVRLMSVNNAISDRVLLLYRDMSSAARARVPHLLLNVVSEEHILDVEDSPQFWTHLCQCILNDKPTALF, from the coding sequence ATGGGTGTGAAAGTATTGATGTGTTTGCTCCTCGTGAAGGGTGTGACATACAGTCGCCTTGTCAATGGCTGTCACACAAGCTACAGCGCAGCCTACAAGGGGAAGGTCACCAACTGTCAAAAGCAGAATCTCACTCAAGTGCCATTAGATCTTCCCAAGGACATCGTAGGTTTGGATTTGCAAGATAATCTACTCACCAGTTTACCCAACAACAGTTTTATCACTTTACCGAAGCTGAGATTCTTATTCCTCAGCCACAATCCGTTAACAGAACTGCAGAGAGAAGCTTTCAGAGGTCTGGATAAACTCGAAACCTTGGAAATGGCTTGTGACACACTTTCATTGGATGTAACAACGTACCCAGATGGGCTGTTCCAGCATCTAGTTCATCTACAGAAATTGTTTCTGATAAGCAGTATAAATGGTGACGCACAATTTCCTACTCAGATTGTAGAAGGCCTAAGCAACCTAGAAGAGCTACACATAAACTCTTGGCCTGAAGGCGGACACTGGCCTCAATTACAAAAGGTAAAAGACACGCTCACATTTCTGGACATCGACACCGTTGGAGTACCTATTCTTAGAAACACAACATTTGAAGCTTTGCATGACATTCCAATTAACATATTTTGGGTAAATGGACTTCTATCAAGCATAGAGACAGGAACACTTTGTCCCTTTACGAACCTATCCAAGCTACGGATGTCTACCTCGTACGGAAGCTCAATCAAGTTGGTCTCTATAACAAGAGCACTTCAGTGTTTGGCTGGGAGAAGAATGGAGGAAATAATACTATCTCGAGTTGTAACCACAGGAGAAAGCAGTGTGATCCTAACAGAGGAAATGTTTAGTTATCTTGCAGATATTTGTGTAAAGAAAGTAGACTTGTCACGCAATAAGATTACGCAAGTTGATGCTAATGCCATAACCAATTCCACCTTTTTCAGATGTATTGAATATCTGGACttatccaaaaacatgtttaatgGGGGTATGATCAAACCTGTTGTAATTAGCATGCACTTCATGGAAAATCTTAAATATCTCGATGCGTCTCAAGTCCATAGAATGAGCAGTTCTCTCAGGCAGACGTATGCCACCAAGAGACAAGAAGGTCTTTACCTCTCAATACCTCCCAATCTCAGTTACCTAAACCTCAGCGGAGCTGCCAATGCTAATCATGTTCGTATTGctgtaacactgacacacagcGATCATTTGTCTGTGTTAGATTTTTCAAGAAATGGTCTTATAGACATCCCTGCATATTTAGAATGTTGTAAAAACCTGAAGCTATTGGACATATCGCACATGAAGATCCAACAGAATGTATTCAACAACACCAACATGGTGACGAATCTGGAAACATTGCTTGTTCACGATGTGACGtcagatgatgacatgtttgtgtCACCAACTGAACCCTTCTTCCATGTTATGACCGAACTAAAAAGACTTGATTTGTCTGGCAATAATCTACAACTTATCAATAAAAATACTTTTAGCAACTTTCAGGAACTGGAAAATCTTTCTCTTGCAAGAAACCGACTAAATGACCTTTCGGAAGAAATCCTGACAATGGTTTGGCTCAAACATTTGGATGTGACGTCGAATTCCCTCTCAGTCATCAGTACATACCAACAGACCTTGCTTGATGACATCGTTGTGAATAACGGCTTCTTCTACCTCTACATGGCAGGCAACATCTTCAGCTGCAGCTGTGGAACCCTTCACTTCATTCAGTGGTTACAAGAAACTGATGTTACTTTAGATGACCATGGCAACTACAGCTGTATCCTTGGTGATGGAACGTTGTCTGATACAGCTACATTTTATGCCAAAAGGACATTCGAGTGGAGAACATGTGTTGGTCACTTCTGGCTGTCCGTGGCCATAATAGGAACCCTGATTACGCTGTTGTCTTTGCTTGTAGCCTTTCTCGTCAAGAAATATTTGCCCAAAATAGAGCATCAATTATTACAGGTACTTGGTTATAACCCGGGACGCCGACCAAAAAGGGAGGATTTTGATTATGACGCCTACATATGCTATGAAAGTTCTCAGTACGATTGGCCTTGTCACTGTTTGTTCAAGGAGCTCCCCCAAGTCTCCCCAGGTATACGACTGTACCTGCCTGATCTGCATGACCCTGTAGGATGTTCCCAGGCAGAAGTGACCATTGATGCCTTATCGAGAAGCTGGAAAATTGTTATCGTGCTTACAGAGAACTTTCTGAAGGACGAGTGGATACATTTTACTGTCCTGTCCACTGTGAGACTAATGTCCGTGAACAACGCAATATCGGACCGAGTTCTTCTTCTGTACAGGGATATGTCGTCGGCAGCAAGAGCTCGAGTTCCTCATCTTCTCCTCAACGTGGTTTCAGAGGAACATATTCTGGATGTGGAGGACAGCCCCCAATTCTGGACACATCTGTGTCAGTGTATCCTTAACGATAAACCCACAGCCCTATTCTAA
- the LOC137272716 gene encoding toll-like receptor 4: protein MCLLLMKGVTCNRLVNGCHTSYSAAYKGKVTNCQKQNLTQVPLDLPKDIVLLDLEDNLLTSIPNNSFITLAKLRFLFLSHNPLTELQREAFRGLDKLETLEMSCDTLSLDVTTYPNGLFQHLVHLKKLFLIGSINGDARFPTQIVEGLSNLEELHINSWPEGGHWPQLQVKDTLTFLDINTLGVPFLRNTTFHALHDIPINIFWVSGHLASIETGTFCPFMNLSKLRLSTAYGSSIKLVSITRGLQCLAGRRMEEIILSRVVTTGESCVTLTQEMFRYLADICVKKVELSDNKITQVDANAITNSTFFRCIEYLDLSKNMINGDLIKPVVTNVHFMENLKYIDVSQIHRMSSSPSHKYNITTRGGFYIPIPPNLSYLNISGVFKDTIVNVDVTLTQSDHLSVLDFSRNDILDIPAYVECCKNLKLLDISHMKIQQNVFNNTNMVTNLETLLVHDVTSDDDMFVSPTEPFFHVMPKLKRLDLSGNNLQLINKNTFSNF from the coding sequence ATGTGTTTGCTCCTCATGAAGGGTGTGACATGTAATCGCCTTGTCAATGGCTGTCACACAAGCTATAGCGCAGCCTATAAAGGGAAGGTCACCAACTGTCAAAAGCAGAATCTCACTCAAGTGCCATTAGATCTTCCCAAGGACATCGTGCTTTTGGATTTGGAAGATAATCTACTCACCAGTATACCCAACAACAGTTTTATCACTTTAGCGAAGCTGAGATTCTTATTCCTCAGCCACAATCCGTTAACAGAACTGCAGAGAGAAGCTTTCAGAGGTCTGGATAAACTCGAAACCTTGGAAATGTCTTGTGACACACTTTCATTGGATGTAACAACGTACCCAAATGGGCTGTTCCAGCATCTAGTCCATCTAAAGAAACTGTTTCTCATAGGAAGTATAAATGGTGACGCACGATTTCCAACTCAGATTGTAGAAGGCCTAAGCAACCTAGAAGAGCTACACATAAACTCTTGGCCTGAAGGCGGACACTGGCCTCAATTACAAGTAAAAGACACACTCACATTTCTGGACATCAACACCCTTGGAGTACCTTTTCTTAGAAACACAACATTTCACGCTTTGCATGATATTCCAATTAACATATTTTGGGTAAGTGGACATCTAGCAAGCATAGAAACAGGAACATTTTGTCCCTTTATGAACCTATCCAAGCTACGGTTGTCTACTGCGTATGGAAGTTCAATCAAGTTGGTCTCTATAACAAGAGGACTTCAGTGTTTGGCTGGGAGAAGAATGGAGGAAATAATACTATCTCGAGTTGTAACCACAGGAGAAAGCTGTGTGACCCTAACACAGGAAATGTTTAGATATCTTGCAGATATATGTGTAAAGAAGGTAGAGTTGTCAGACAATAAGATTACGCAAGTTGATGCTAATGCCATAACTAATTCCACCTTTTTCAGATGTATTGAATATCTGGACTTATCCAAAAACATGATTAATGGGGACCTGATCAAACCTGTTGTCACTAACGTGCACTTTATGGAAAACCTTAAATATATCGATGTTTCTCAAATCCATAGAATGAGCAGTTCTCccagtcacaaatataatattacaACACGAGGAGGTTTTTATATCCCAATACCTCCCAATCTCAGTTACCTGAACATCAGCGGTGTTTTCAAGGATAccattgtgaatgttgatgtaACACTGACACAAAGCGATCATTTGTCTGTGTTAGACTTTTCAAGAAATGATATTTTAGACATCCCTGCATATGTAGAATGTTGTAAAAACCTGAAGCTTTTGGACATATCGCACATGAAGATCCAACAGAATGTATTCAACAACACCAACATGGTGACGAATCTGGAAACATTGCTTGTTCACGATGTGACGtcagatgatgacatgtttgtgtCACCAACTGAACCCTTCTTCCATGTCATGCCCAAACTAAAAAGACTTGATTTGTCTGGCAATAATCTACAACTTATCAACAAAAAtacttttagcaacttttag
- the LOC137272717 gene encoding toll-like receptor 4, translated as MVWLKHLDVTSNSLSVISTYQQTLLDDIVVNNGSFYLYMAGNIFSCSCGTLHFIQWLQETDVTLDDHGNYSCILGDGTLSDTATFYARRTFQWRTCVGQFWLSVAIIGSLITLLSLLVAFLVKKYLPKIEHHVLQVLGYNLGGRPKREGFDYDAYICYESSQYDWPCHCLFKELPQVSPGIRLYLPDLHDPVGCSQAEVTIDALSRSWKIVIVLTENFLKDEWIHFTVLSTVRVLSVNNAISDRILLLYRDMSSAARARVPHLLLNVVSEEHILDVEDRPQFWTHLCELILSDKPTAIF; from the coding sequence ATGGTTTGGCTCAAACATTTGGATGTGACATCGAATTCCCTCTCAGTCATCAGTACGTACCAACAGACCTTGCTTGATGACATCGTTGTGAATAACGGCTCCTTCTACCTCTACATGGCAGGCAACATCTTCAGCTGCAGCTGTGGAACCCTTCACTTCATACAGTGGTTACAAGAAACTGATGTTACTTTAGATGACCATGGCAACTACAGCTGTATCCTTGGTGATGGAACGTTGTCTGATACAGCTACATTTTATGCCAGAAGGACATTCCAGTGGAGAACATGTGTTGGTCAGTTCTGGTTGTCCGTGGCCATAATAGGAAGCCTGATTACGCTGTTGTCTTTGCTTGTAGCCTTTCTCGTCAAGAAATATTTGCCCAAAATAGAGCATCATGTGTTACAGGTGCTTGGTTATAACTTGGGAGGCCGACCAAAAAGGGAGGGTTTTGATTATGACGCCTACATATGCTATGAAAGTTCTCAGTACGATTGGCCTTGTCACTGTTTGTTCAAGGAGCTCCCCCAAGTCTCCCCAGGTATACGACTGTACCTGCCCGATCTGCATGACCCTGTGGGATGTTCCCAGGCAGAAGTGACCATTGATGCCTTATCGAGAAGCTGGAAAATTGTTATCGTGCTTACAGAGAACTTTCTGAAGGACGAGTGGATACACTTTACTGTCCTGTCCACTGTGAGAGTATTGTCCGTGAACAACGCAATATCGGATCGAATTCTGCTTCTTTACAGGGATATGTCGTCGGCAGCAAGAGCTCGAGTTCCTCATCTTCTCCTCAACGTGGTTTCAGAGGAACATATTCTGGATGTGGAGGATAGGCCTCAATTCTGGACACATCTGTGTGAGCTCATCCTTAGCGATAAACCCACAGCTATATTTTAA